In one window of Camelina sativa cultivar DH55 chromosome 15, Cs, whole genome shotgun sequence DNA:
- the LOC109129168 gene encoding uncharacterized protein LOC109129168, giving the protein MGPPPENSQYSTVADLICSSTMTWNPERLESMLPEYKDDIMAIRPSKHGAENRYIWLLTKSGDYTAKSGYHTLSLKQDQQAQQENMYQDFNWEKEIWTLLCLPKIRFFLWKLLRNALPTGENLVSRGINQAATSLSVATRRLVSTCFFTVLLPGMFGCDTNKNPLDPSMIKSLDMGLKTAQLLVCLPPTGIAIGALGAWILWSIWTCRNKLIFEQRSISPKKAMTQAITQTREWYLSQTLENPMTHTCANRQRLEETPDLIRCFTDAAWREESQDAGFGWIFKGFPLHS; this is encoded by the coding sequence ATGGGTCCTCCGCCTGAGAATTCCCAGTACTCCACTGTGGCAGACCTCATATGCTCATCCACCATGACTTGGAATCCAGAGAGATTAGAATCAATGCTTCCTGAATACAAAGATGACATTATGGCCATTAGACCCAGTAAACATGGAGCAGAAAATCGATACATATGGCTACTTACAAAATCTGGAGACTATACAGCTAAGTCAGGCTATCACACTTTATCTTTGAAACAAGATCAACAAGCACAACAGGAGAATATGTACCAGGATTTTAACTGGGAGAAAGAGATTTGGACTTTACTTTGCTTACCAAAAATCAGATTCTTCCTTTGGAAGTTACTGAGGAATGCGCTTCCAACGGGTGAGAATTTAGTAAGTCGCGGTATTAACCAAGCTGCCACTTCCCTTTCTGTGGCCACAAGGAGACTTGTCTCCACTTGTTTTTTCACTGTCCTTTTGCCAGGGATGTTTGGATGCGACACCAACAAAAACCCCCTCGACCCATCGATGATCAAGAGTTTGGACATGGGACTCAAGACAGCCCAACTTCTGGTCTGCCTCCCACCGACTGGAATCGCAATAGGGGCTCTTGGGGCTTGGATTCTGTGGTCCATTTGGACATGCCGTAATAAGCTAATTTTCGAACAAAGATCTATTTCCCCGAAAAAGGCAATGACTCAAGCAATTACACAAACCCGAGAATGGTACTTAagccaaaccctagaaaatcctATGACCCATACCTGTGCTAACCGACAGCGTCTCGAAGAAACCCCAGATCTGATTCGCTGCTTCACTGATGCGGCTTGGAGGGAGGAATCCCAAGATGCGGGTTTTGGCTGGATCTTCAAAGGCTTTCCTCTACACTCTTAA
- the LOC104748811 gene encoding uncharacterized protein LOC104748811 has protein sequence MPPKGKRGGQAKDATQPRVRAESPVHEEQPEVVHVNVARAGEPNEMAMFEQFRRFQEFMQREPNLRGAPGVIPPQHDAPVNDAPERVAPPPPPPVQVQGPSYWEAMRNLKDMGMETFGGKSNPIDADNWRKRLERNLDNTRCPHEYRRDLAVQYLKDEALVWKYFPREAMDRMENEFLELRQGSTTVRDYDREFDRLSRFAGRFMNEDELIRRFLRGLRIELKNRCEMYDYHSKIELVEKAANLEIGLEKEMNQNKEAHAKATKGTISSKKTWDNQIDGPMQDQGLACGTCGKSHRGVCWITLGGCMKCGELGHKRENCPKGVDHCHKCGRLGHYAKDCRVKQYNRDEEQLPPSPKRLALGKRLD, from the exons ATGCCACCAAAGGGAAAACGTGGAGGACAAGCAAAGGATGCTACACAACCAAGAGTGAGGGCTGAGAGCCCAGTGCATGAAGAACAGCCGGAAGTCGTGCATGTCAATGTAGCTCGGGCGGGAGAGCCTAATGAGATGGCTATGTTTGAGCAATTTCGTCGGTTCCAGGAATTCATGCAAAGGGAGCCAAATTTGAGAGGAGCACCAGGAGTGATTCCACCACAACATGATGCACCAGTGAATGATGCACCAGAGAGGGTAGCCCCACCTCCGCCCCCACCGGTCCAGGTGCAGGGTCCGTCATACTGGGAGGCTATGAGGAATTTGAAGGACATGGGCATGGAAACTTTTGGTGGAAAGTCTAATCCTATTGATGCTGACAACTGGAGGAAGAGATTAGAGAGGAATTTGGATAACACTAGGTGTCCACATGAGTATCGTAGGGACTTGGCGGTGCAATATCTGAAGGATGAGGCACTGGTATG gaagtattttcctagagaggctaTGGATCGTATGGAGAATGAGTTTCTGGAGCTTCGTCAAGGCTCAACTACGGTGCGAGACTATGATAGGGAGTTTGATCGACTGAGCAGGTTTGCTGGTAGATTCATGAATGAGGATGAGTTGATTCGCAGGTTTCTGAGGGGTTTGAGGATTGAGCTCAAGAATCGATGTGAGATGTACGACTATCACAGTAAGATTGAACTAGTGGAAAAAGCTGCTAATTTGGAGATCGGGTTGGAAAAGGAGATGaatcaaaacaaagaagcaCATGCAAAAGCTACAAAGGGAACAATCTCTAGTAAGAAGACTTGGGATAACCAAATTGATGGACCAATGCAGGATCAAGGACTAGCGTGTGGTACTTGTGGAAAGTCACACCGTGGAGTTTGTTGGATAACTTTAGGAGGTTGCATGAAGTGTGGTGAGTTGGGGCATAAAAGGGAGAACTGTCCAAAAGGTGTTGATCATTGCCATAAGTGTGGGCGACTCGGCCACTATGCCAAGGATTGCAGAGTGAAACAATACAACAGAGATGAAGAGCAATTGCCACCATCACCAAAAAGATTAGCCTTGGGGAAACGGCTAGATTGA
- the LOC104747578 gene encoding high mobility group B protein 4 produces the protein MKGGESKAESTSTDQRLKTRGRKPGKKTKKDPNQPKRPPSAFFVFLEDFRKEFNTANPNNKSVATVGKAAGARWKSMTEEDKAPYVAKAESRKTEYLKTMQQYNMKLASGTNRGEEDDKSEVDEAGSEEEEDDD, from the exons ATGAAAGGCGGCGAATCCAAAGCTGAATCGACGAGCACTGATcagag ACTCAAAACCAGAGGTAGGAAGCCTGGGAAGAAGACTAAGAAGGATCCAAATCAGCCTAAGAGACCTCCAAGTGCTTTCTTCGTATTCCT TGAGGATTTCCGAAAAGAGTTCAACACTGCGAATCCCAATAACAAATCCGTCGCTACT GTTGGTAAGGCGGCTGGAGCTAGATGGAAGTCTATGACTGAGGAA GATAAAGCTCCTTATGTCGCCAAGGCTGAGAGCAGGAAGACTGAGTATCTCAAGACTATGCAACAGTACAACATGAAACTG GCTAGTGGAACCAATAGAGGTGAAGAGGATGACAAGTCTGAAGTGGATGAAGCAGGGAGCGAAGAG gaggaagatgatgattga